Proteins encoded together in one Bacteroides ovatus window:
- a CDS encoding M56 family metallopeptidase: MTPELAYFLKINVAIALFYAFYRLFFHKDTFFHWRRMALLCFFAISMLYPLLNIQGWIKAHEPMVAMADLYATIILPEQVVTPLQEPVMNWQEFIMQLAKVIYWSGMLLLATRFFVQLGSIIRLHFQCSKSKIQGVRVHLLKKKTGPFSFFHWIFIHPQSHTESEISEIITHEETHARQYHSVDVLISEIMCIFCWFNPFIWLMKREVRGNLEYMADHRVLETGHDSKSYQYHLLGLAHHKAAANLSNSFNVLPLKNRIKMMNKRRTKEIGRTKYLMFLPLAAILMIVSNIEMVARTTEKFAKEMMGQATEEVAMQAETTDIPELPTEDIQGTTLPRDKQEKEMAETQIKSVPDSVVFQVVEEMPDFPGGVQALMDYLSKNVRYPAEAHAIGAQGRVIVSFTVKKDGSIADTKVERSVNPYLDKEAMRVIAAMPKWKPGKQRGEAVNVKFTVPVAFRLSGPELPKAEEVKQSDMDEVVVVGYAAKDDPTPEGGSVKGENEDEVFTMVEVMPKFPGGQAGLFQYLARSIKYPVIAQKSKEQGRVIIQMVISKDGSLSNIKVLRSVSPSLDAEAVRVVGNMPKWEPGMQKGQPVSVKYTIPIVFRLQ; the protein is encoded by the coding sequence ATGACTCCGGAACTAGCTTATTTTCTAAAGATAAATGTAGCGATAGCTCTGTTCTATGCATTCTATCGGTTGTTTTTCCATAAAGACACCTTCTTCCATTGGCGTAGGATGGCTTTGCTATGTTTCTTTGCCATCTCCATGCTTTATCCTTTACTGAATATTCAGGGATGGATAAAAGCTCACGAACCAATGGTGGCAATGGCAGATCTTTATGCAACCATCATCCTTCCGGAGCAAGTAGTTACTCCTTTACAAGAGCCTGTAATGAACTGGCAAGAGTTTATCATGCAGCTCGCGAAAGTTATCTATTGGAGCGGAATGTTATTACTAGCCACACGTTTCTTCGTACAACTGGGCAGCATCATCCGATTACACTTCCAATGCTCAAAAAGCAAGATACAAGGAGTACGCGTACATCTATTAAAGAAAAAAACCGGCCCTTTTTCTTTCTTCCACTGGATATTCATACACCCACAATCACATACGGAATCTGAAATCAGTGAAATTATTACTCATGAAGAGACCCACGCCCGTCAATACCATTCGGTAGACGTGCTTATCAGCGAGATAATGTGTATCTTTTGCTGGTTCAATCCATTTATCTGGCTGATGAAACGGGAAGTCAGAGGAAACCTCGAATACATGGCAGATCACCGTGTATTAGAGACGGGGCATGATAGTAAATCATACCAGTACCATTTGTTGGGACTGGCACATCACAAGGCTGCAGCAAATTTATCAAATAGTTTCAATGTTTTACCACTCAAAAATCGTATTAAAATGATGAATAAACGAAGAACGAAAGAAATAGGAAGGACAAAATATCTGATGTTTCTTCCCTTGGCTGCTATCTTAATGATTGTCAGTAACATCGAAATGGTAGCACGTACCACTGAAAAATTTGCCAAAGAAATGATGGGACAAGCAACAGAAGAAGTTGCCATGCAAGCTGAAACTACGGATATTCCGGAACTTCCTACAGAAGATATTCAAGGAACTACACTTCCACGGGATAAGCAAGAAAAGGAAATGGCGGAAACTCAAATCAAAAGTGTACCAGATTCCGTTGTCTTCCAGGTTGTAGAAGAAATGCCGGATTTTCCGGGAGGAGTACAGGCACTGATGGACTACTTATCGAAGAACGTCAGATATCCGGCTGAAGCACATGCAATCGGTGCACAAGGACGTGTGATTGTAAGCTTTACTGTCAAAAAGGACGGAAGCATAGCCGATACGAAAGTGGAGCGAAGTGTCAATCCGTATCTCGACAAGGAAGCCATGCGTGTAATTGCCGCCATGCCCAAATGGAAACCCGGCAAACAAAGGGGGGAAGCAGTGAACGTGAAATTTACAGTTCCTGTTGCTTTTCGGCTATCCGGTCCTGAACTTCCCAAAGCAGAAGAAGTAAAGCAGTCCGACATGGATGAAGTAGTGGTGGTGGGCTATGCTGCAAAAGATGATCCAACCCCAGAGGGAGGCAGTGTAAAAGGAGAAAATGAAGACGAAGTATTCACCATGGTAGAAGTAATGCCTAAATTTCCGGGAGGACAAGCCGGTCTGTTCCAATATCTGGCTAGAAGTATCAAATATCCCGTCATCGCTCAAAAAAGTAAGGAGCAAGGCAGAGTCATCATACAGATGGTTATTAGTAAAGACGGAAGTTTGTCGAATATCAAAGTCTTACGCAGTGTATCTCCGTCACTGGATGCAGAAGCCGTACGCGTAGTGGGTAATATGCCTAAATGGGAACCAGGAATGCAAAAAGGACAACCTGTTTCTGTCAAGTATACCATTCCTATCGTATTCAGGTTACAGTAA
- a CDS encoding BlaI/MecI/CopY family transcriptional regulator, with protein sequence MEKLTIQEEEVMIYIWELQCCFVKDIVAKYTQPTPPYTTVASIVKNLERKGYVTPKRVGNTYQYTPAIRENEYKRHFMSGVVRNYFENSYKEMVSFFAKDQKISTDDLKDIIELIEKGKEN encoded by the coding sequence ATGGAAAAGTTAACTATACAAGAAGAAGAAGTAATGATCTACATTTGGGAGTTACAATGCTGTTTCGTAAAAGACATTGTTGCAAAGTATACGCAACCGACACCTCCTTATACCACAGTAGCATCTATCGTAAAGAACCTCGAGCGGAAAGGATATGTCACACCGAAACGTGTGGGTAATACCTACCAATATACTCCTGCCATTCGCGAAAATGAATATAAACGCCATTTTATGAGTGGCGTAGTTCGTAACTACTTTGAGAACTCTTACAAAGAAATGGTTTCTTTCTTTGCCAAAGACCAGAAAATTTCGACCGATGATCTCAAAGATATTATCGAACTCATTGAAAAAGGAAAAGAAAATTAA
- a CDS encoding ABC transporter permease: MKDIKLKDKIAQGINDLFYIWKREFQTTFRDQGVLIFFILVPLGYPLLYSFIYDNEVVREVPAVVVDDSHSSLSREYLRKVDATPDIQIVSYCADMEEAKQMLKNRRAYGIIYIPSDFSDNIAKGKQTQVSIYCDMSGLLYYKSMLLANTAVSLDMNRDIKIARSGNTTDRQDEITAYPIEYEEISIFNPTAGFAAFLIPAVLVLIIQQTLLLGIGLAAGTARENNRFKDLVPINRHYNGTLRIVLGKGLSYFLVYILVAFYVLYVVPRLFSLNQIGQPSSLILFVVPYLAACIFFAMTASIAIRNRETCMLIFVFTSVPLLFISGISWPGAAIPPFWKYVSYIFPSTFGINGFVKINNMGATLSEVAFEYKALWLQAGIYFLTTCWVYRWQILMSRKHAIERYKELKEKANLSKQISD, translated from the coding sequence ATGAAAGATATAAAATTAAAAGACAAGATAGCCCAAGGCATCAATGACCTGTTTTATATCTGGAAGCGGGAGTTTCAAACAACTTTCCGCGACCAGGGGGTGCTGATATTTTTCATACTCGTCCCATTAGGTTATCCGTTGTTGTATAGTTTCATTTATGACAACGAAGTAGTGCGTGAAGTTCCTGCCGTTGTTGTAGACGATTCACATTCATCTCTTAGTCGTGAATATCTCCGTAAGGTAGATGCCACACCCGATATTCAAATCGTCTCTTACTGTGCTGATATGGAAGAAGCCAAACAAATGCTAAAGAACCGGCGTGCGTATGGTATCATTTATATCCCTTCGGATTTCAGCGACAATATTGCCAAAGGAAAACAGACACAAGTCAGTATCTATTGCGACATGAGCGGATTGTTATACTATAAATCGATGCTTCTTGCCAACACTGCCGTTTCTCTGGATATGAACAGGGATATCAAAATTGCACGTAGCGGAAACACGACCGACCGTCAGGATGAAATCACTGCTTATCCGATAGAATATGAAGAAATCTCCATCTTCAACCCCACTGCCGGGTTTGCCGCTTTCCTGATTCCTGCTGTATTGGTATTGATTATCCAACAGACATTATTGCTCGGCATCGGTCTCGCTGCAGGAACTGCTCGTGAGAACAACAGATTTAAGGATCTTGTACCTATTAATCGTCACTATAACGGGACGTTACGAATTGTATTAGGAAAAGGATTGAGTTATTTCCTAGTTTATATATTGGTAGCTTTCTACGTACTTTATGTCGTTCCAAGATTGTTTAGCCTCAACCAAATTGGGCAACCCAGTTCATTAATATTATTCGTTGTCCCCTATCTTGCGGCTTGTATCTTCTTTGCGATGACAGCTTCTATTGCCATTCGCAATCGGGAAACGTGTATGCTGATTTTTGTATTCACATCAGTCCCCCTGTTATTTATTTCAGGAATTTCCTGGCCGGGAGCAGCTATTCCTCCGTTTTGGAAGTATGTATCCTACATCTTCCCCTCAACGTTTGGAATTAACGGCTTTGTAAAAATCAACAATATGGGAGCCACTCTTAGTGAAGTAGCTTTTGAATATAAGGCTTTGTGGTTGCAAGCCGGCATTTATTTCCTGACCACCTGTTGGGTATACCGCTGGCAAATACTGATGAGTCGCAAACATGCAATAGAGAGATACAAAGAATTAAAAGAGAAAGCAAACTTATCCAAGCAGATAAGTGATTAA
- a CDS encoding porin family protein: MKKGLIFVLFALVSIVSYSQISWNAKVGMNMSNFTGDMDTDMRIGFNVGVGMEYQFSDMWSIQPSLMFTQKGAKQDEVKMNPMYLEIPVLAAARFAIADNQNIVVKAGPYFAFGIAGKCKIGDEKIDFFGDGDDQFGAKRFDAGLGVGVAYEINKFFIDLSGEFGLAKLADGDGAPKNMNFSIGVGYKF, from the coding sequence ATGAAAAAAGGTTTGATTTTTGTGCTATTTGCACTTGTTTCTATCGTTTCTTATTCTCAGATTTCTTGGAATGCCAAAGTTGGTATGAACATGAGTAACTTTACTGGGGATATGGATACTGACATGAGGATTGGATTCAATGTAGGCGTTGGCATGGAATATCAGTTCTCTGATATGTGGTCTATTCAACCTTCGTTGATGTTCACTCAAAAAGGTGCTAAACAGGATGAAGTGAAAATGAATCCAATGTATTTGGAGATTCCGGTATTGGCTGCTGCAAGATTTGCAATTGCTGATAACCAGAATATTGTAGTGAAAGCTGGTCCTTATTTTGCATTTGGTATTGCTGGTAAGTGTAAAATTGGTGATGAAAAAATTGATTTCTTTGGTGACGGTGATGATCAATTTGGAGCAAAAAGATTTGATGCAGGTCTCGGTGTAGGCGTTGCTTATGAAATTAATAAATTCTTTATTGACTTATCAGGAGAATTTGGTTTGGCTAAATTGGCTGATGGTGACGGTGCACCGAAGAACATGAACTTCTCTATTGGCGTAGGTTACAAGTTCTAA
- the trmB gene encoding tRNA (guanosine(46)-N7)-methyltransferase TrmB has translation MGKNKLEKFADMASYPHVFEYPYSAVDNVPFGMKGKWHKEFFKNDHPIVLELGCGRGEYTVGLGKMFPEKNFIAVDIKGARMWTGATESLQAGMKNVAFLRTNIEIIERFFAEGEVSEIWLTFSDPQMKKATKRLTSTYFMERYRKFLQPNGIIHLKTDSNFMFTYTKYMIEANKLPVEFMTEDLYHSDLVDNILGIKTYYEQQWLDRGLDIKYIKFRLPQEGKLQEPDVEIELDPYRSYNRSKRSGLSTSK, from the coding sequence ATGGGAAAGAATAAATTAGAAAAGTTTGCCGATATGGCGAGTTATCCGCACGTGTTCGAATATCCTTATTCGGCGGTAGATAACGTGCCTTTTGGCATGAAAGGGAAATGGCACAAGGAGTTTTTTAAAAACGATCATCCGATTGTGCTCGAGTTGGGTTGCGGACGTGGTGAGTATACTGTTGGCCTGGGTAAGATGTTTCCCGAAAAGAACTTTATAGCAGTGGATATAAAAGGCGCCCGTATGTGGACGGGAGCAACGGAGTCATTACAGGCCGGAATGAAGAATGTCGCTTTCCTGCGTACCAATATTGAAATCATCGAGCGTTTTTTTGCTGAAGGCGAAGTGAGTGAAATATGGCTTACCTTCTCTGACCCGCAAATGAAGAAAGCAACCAAGCGACTGACTTCTACCTATTTTATGGAAAGGTATCGCAAATTTTTGCAACCGAATGGTATTATCCACCTGAAAACGGACAGCAACTTTATGTTTACCTATACAAAATACATGATTGAGGCGAACAAACTTCCGGTTGAGTTTATGACTGAAGATTTATATCATTCTGATCTGGTAGATAATATTCTCGGTATTAAAACCTATTATGAACAACAATGGCTGGATCGTGGTTTAGATATAAAGTATATCAAATTCCGGCTTCCGCAGGAAGGTAAACTGCAAGAGCCGGATGTAGAAATAGAGCTTGATCCCTATCGTAGCTACAACCGCAGCAAGCGTAGCGGTCTAAGTACAAGCAAATAG
- a CDS encoding TlpA family protein disulfide reductase: MKRFVWIIGLIFCITCTIQAKDRVIERPPFLAWSSNSIEVDKIVMSDTVTTVYIKAFYHPKYWIKIATGSFLKDNNGMLYPIRRGVGITLDKEFWMPESGEAEFQLQFPPIPENVTSLDFSEGDFDGAYKIWGIQLDKDAFYKQKLPKEAVVHKINKKAILPTPKLVYGTATLKGKILDYQKEMIKQVKMHIESPALNIHNEQNIIKIKEDGTFLAEVKVASVTSVALEFPFGWIECLIAPNEETSLIINTKELCRRQAHLQRKDKTYGEPVYFNGYLASLQQELASVDIDIVLKSVYYMDMYNDIVGKSADEYKAYVLERLPSVRKEIAQSPYSNACKELLNILVDLDATGKIAMTERELKSAHIAVNKLNREQADDYFYNTRIDTPKGYYDILKEFSSINTLKALYGKYYASTIYLINFLPNSLDVLKETLRTGQGPLFDNIKFNKLYQSIKDFTPLTAEQNVELKTFSSPVYAEMLTQVNKEIIKKIELNKRKTGFTVNETGQVSNEDLFPSIISKFRGHTLLVDFWATWCGPCRTANKAITPMKEELKDKDIIYLYITGETSPKGTWENMITDIHGEHFRVTNEQWSFLMSNFNIRGVPTYFVVDPEGNITFKQTGFPGVDTMKKELMKALNK, encoded by the coding sequence ATGAAAAGATTCGTATGGATTATCGGTTTGATATTCTGCATAACCTGCACCATACAAGCCAAAGACAGAGTGATCGAGCGTCCTCCTTTTCTTGCATGGAGTTCCAATAGTATTGAGGTCGATAAAATTGTCATGAGTGATACAGTGACAACAGTGTATATAAAGGCTTTCTATCATCCTAAATATTGGATAAAAATAGCTACGGGCAGTTTCCTGAAAGACAACAATGGAATGCTTTATCCCATTCGAAGAGGAGTTGGAATCACATTAGATAAAGAGTTCTGGATGCCGGAATCAGGAGAAGCGGAATTCCAATTACAATTTCCTCCCATACCCGAAAATGTAACCAGTCTGGACTTCTCAGAAGGGGATTTTGACGGAGCATATAAGATATGGGGCATACAACTGGATAAGGACGCATTCTATAAACAGAAACTTCCCAAAGAAGCAGTCGTGCACAAAATAAATAAGAAAGCGATATTGCCGACTCCTAAGTTAGTCTATGGAACTGCCACCCTTAAAGGAAAAATACTAGACTATCAAAAAGAGATGATAAAGCAAGTGAAGATGCACATAGAAAGTCCTGCACTGAATATCCACAACGAACAGAATATCATAAAAATCAAGGAGGACGGCACTTTCCTGGCGGAAGTAAAGGTTGCATCTGTCACAAGCGTAGCATTGGAATTTCCTTTTGGTTGGATTGAATGTCTGATAGCTCCCAATGAAGAGACATCACTCATTATAAATACAAAGGAACTTTGCCGCAGACAAGCACATCTACAAAGAAAAGATAAAACGTATGGAGAGCCTGTATACTTCAATGGTTATCTGGCTAGCCTACAACAAGAATTAGCTTCAGTAGATATAGATATTGTATTAAAAAGCGTTTATTACATGGATATGTACAATGACATTGTCGGGAAAAGTGCAGATGAATATAAAGCTTATGTACTTGAGCGCCTTCCATCCGTTCGAAAAGAAATTGCGCAATCCCCATACAGCAATGCGTGCAAAGAGCTATTAAATATCCTGGTAGACCTGGATGCGACCGGCAAAATCGCCATGACGGAGAGAGAACTAAAATCAGCACATATTGCTGTTAACAAACTGAATAGAGAGCAGGCTGATGATTATTTTTATAATACCCGCATCGATACTCCTAAAGGCTACTATGACATACTGAAGGAATTCAGTTCTATCAACACTCTTAAAGCTTTATACGGCAAATATTACGCGTCAACGATATATTTAATAAACTTTCTGCCGAATTCTTTAGATGTACTTAAAGAGACACTAAGAACGGGACAGGGACCTCTATTCGATAACATTAAATTTAATAAGCTATATCAATCCATTAAGGATTTTACCCCGTTAACAGCAGAACAGAATGTTGAATTAAAGACTTTTTCTTCCCCGGTATATGCAGAGATGCTTACTCAAGTTAACAAAGAGATAATAAAAAAGATAGAATTAAACAAAAGAAAGACAGGCTTCACTGTTAACGAGACAGGACAAGTCTCCAATGAAGATTTATTCCCATCCATTATCTCTAAATTCCGGGGACACACACTGTTAGTTGATTTTTGGGCAACATGGTGTGGCCCTTGTCGCACAGCTAATAAAGCCATCACTCCAATGAAAGAGGAATTAAAAGACAAGGATATTATCTACCTCTACATCACAGGCGAAACTTCCCCCAAAGGTACCTGGGAAAACATGATTACCGATATTCATGGTGAGCATTTCCGTGTGACAAATGAGCAATGGAGCTTTCTAATGTCCAACTTCAATATCCGAGGAGTTCCCACTTATTTTGTTGTTGATCCGGAGGGTAATATCACCTTCAAACAAACTGGATTTCCCGGAGTAGACACCATGAAAAAAGAACTCATGAAAGCTTTGAATAAATAA
- a CDS encoding DUF975 family protein → MLKLNSELRAQAREALRGKWPMAAVAALIYSAIAGGLSAIPVIGGLCSLFVGLPVAYGFTIVMLGVCRGKDIDFGVLFEGFQDYGRIFVTMLLQAVYTILWSLLLVIPGIIKSYSYAMTSFILKDEPEMKNNAAIEKSMAMMEGNKMKLFMLDLSFIGWAILCIFTLGIGLLFLQPYVAISRAAFYEDLKAQQGGSVEVNVEVNVEI, encoded by the coding sequence ATGTTAAAACTAAACTCAGAACTACGTGCGCAGGCGCGTGAGGCACTTCGAGGAAAGTGGCCTATGGCAGCCGTTGCTGCACTTATTTATTCAGCAATTGCCGGTGGATTATCTGCTATTCCTGTGATTGGCGGATTATGTTCATTATTTGTTGGACTTCCGGTTGCATACGGCTTTACTATTGTAATGCTTGGCGTATGTAGAGGCAAAGACATTGATTTTGGTGTTTTGTTCGAAGGCTTCCAGGATTATGGACGTATTTTTGTAACTATGTTGCTTCAGGCTGTCTATACAATTTTGTGGTCACTGTTGCTGGTTATACCGGGTATCATTAAGTCTTATTCTTATGCAATGACATCTTTTATCTTGAAAGATGAACCGGAAATGAAAAACAATGCAGCTATTGAGAAAAGTATGGCTATGATGGAAGGGAACAAGATGAAGCTGTTCATGCTTGATTTAAGTTTCATTGGCTGGGCTATTCTTTGTATTTTCACTTTGGGTATTGGACTTCTTTTCCTGCAACCGTATGTTGCTATTTCGCGTGCTGCTTTCTATGAGGATTTGAAAGCACAACAAGGCGGAAGTGTAGAGGTAAACGTTGAAGTGAATGTTGAGATTTAA
- the xseB gene encoding exodeoxyribonuclease VII small subunit — protein MAAKKETYSQAMERLEKIVRQIDNNELDIDILSEKIKEANEIIAFCKDKLTKADREVEKLLQEKRQSEE, from the coding sequence GTGGCAGCAAAAAAAGAAACATATTCCCAAGCAATGGAACGTCTTGAAAAGATCGTTCGCCAGATAGATAATAACGAACTGGATATCGACATTTTGAGTGAGAAAATAAAAGAAGCCAATGAAATTATTGCCTTTTGCAAGGATAAACTGACAAAAGCCGACCGGGAAGTCGAAAAATTATTGCAAGAAAAGAGGCAATCTGAAGAATAA
- a CDS encoding Mrp/NBP35 family ATP-binding protein, with the protein MTLYPKLILDALATVRYPGTGKNLVEAEMVADNLRIDGMTVSFSLIFEKPTDPFMKSMLKAAETAIHTYVSPDVQVTITAESKQAARPEVGKLLPQVKNIVGISSGKGGVGKSTVSANLAVALAKLGYKVGLLDADIFGPSMPKMFQVEDARPYAERIDGRDMIIPVEKYGVKLLSIGFFVDPDQATLWRGGMASNALKQLIADAAWGDLDYFLIDLPPGTSDIHLTVVQTLAMTGAIVVSTPQAVALADARKGINMFTNDKVNVPILGLVENMAWFTPAELPENKYYIFGKEGAKKLAEEMNVPLLGQIPIVQSICEGGDNGTPVALDEDSVTGRAFLSLAASVVRQVDRRNVEMAPTQIVEMHK; encoded by the coding sequence ATGACTCTCTATCCTAAATTGATATTGGATGCATTGGCAACGGTGCGTTATCCCGGTACGGGAAAGAATTTGGTGGAAGCGGAGATGGTTGCCGATAATCTCCGTATTGATGGTATGACTGTCAGCTTTTCATTGATCTTTGAGAAACCGACTGATCCGTTTATGAAATCAATGTTGAAAGCTGCGGAAACAGCTATTCATACGTATGTCTCTCCTGATGTGCAGGTAACAATCACAGCAGAGAGTAAGCAAGCCGCTCGTCCGGAAGTTGGCAAGCTCCTTCCACAAGTGAAGAATATAGTCGGTATATCTTCCGGTAAAGGTGGAGTAGGTAAGTCTACGGTGTCTGCGAACTTGGCAGTTGCTTTGGCTAAATTAGGCTATAAGGTTGGCTTGCTCGATGCTGATATTTTCGGTCCTTCCATGCCTAAGATGTTTCAGGTGGAGGATGCACGCCCCTATGCTGAACGTATAGATGGTCGTGACATGATTATTCCGGTAGAGAAGTATGGCGTGAAATTATTGTCTATCGGTTTCTTTGTCGATCCGGATCAGGCAACTTTGTGGCGTGGCGGAATGGCAAGTAATGCGTTGAAACAGTTGATAGCTGATGCAGCCTGGGGAGATTTGGATTATTTCCTGATAGACCTTCCTCCCGGAACCAGTGACATTCATTTGACGGTTGTTCAAACATTAGCCATGACAGGAGCGATTGTTGTCAGTACTCCGCAAGCGGTTGCTTTGGCAGATGCCCGTAAGGGAATCAATATGTTCACCAACGATAAGGTAAATGTACCTATTCTCGGTTTGGTTGAGAATATGGCTTGGTTTACTCCCGCTGAACTACCCGAGAATAAATACTATATCTTTGGTAAAGAAGGTGCCAAGAAACTGGCTGAAGAAATGAATGTTCCTTTGTTGGGGCAGATTCCTATCGTGCAAAGCATCTGTGAAGGAGGAGATAATGGTACTCCCGTTGCATTGGATGAAGACTCCGTGACCGGACGCGCTTTCTTATCCCTGGCTGCCAGTGTTGTTCGTCAGGTAGATCGCCGGAATGTAGAGATGGCTCCGACTCAAATCGTGGAAATGCATAAATAA
- a CDS encoding branched-chain amino acid aminotransferase, whose product MKEIDWANLSFGYMKTDYNVRINFRNGAWGELEVSSEEHLNLHMAATCLHYGQEAFEGLKAFRGKDGKVRIFRLEENAARLQSTCQGILMAELPTERFKEAILKVVKLNERFIPPYETGASLYIRPLLIGTSAQVGVHPAEEYMFVVFVTPVGPYFKGGFSTNPYVIIREFDRAAPHGTGIYKVGGNYAASLRANKKAHDLGYSCEFYLDAKEKKYIDECGAANFFGIKDNTYITPKSSSILPSITNKSLMQLAEDMGIKVERRPIPEEELETFEEAGACGTAAVISPIQRIDDLENGKSYVISKDGKPGPICTKLYNKLRGIQYGDEPDTHGWVTIVE is encoded by the coding sequence ATGAAAGAAATAGACTGGGCGAATCTGTCATTCGGATATATGAAGACAGATTACAATGTGAGAATCAATTTCCGTAATGGTGCATGGGGAGAACTGGAGGTAAGCAGTGAAGAACATCTTAATTTGCACATGGCGGCAACCTGTTTACATTATGGTCAGGAAGCCTTTGAAGGGCTGAAAGCATTCCGTGGAAAAGATGGAAAAGTTCGTATTTTCCGTTTGGAAGAAAATGCTGCCCGTTTGCAATCTACTTGCCAGGGAATTCTGATGGCAGAACTTCCGACAGAACGGTTCAAAGAAGCAATCCTGAAAGTGGTGAAGCTGAATGAACGTTTTATTCCTCCTTATGAAACCGGTGCTTCTCTTTACATTCGTCCGCTGTTGATCGGAACAAGTGCCCAGGTAGGCGTGCATCCTGCGGAAGAGTATATGTTTGTGGTATTCGTAACTCCGGTAGGACCGTACTTCAAAGGTGGTTTCTCTACCAATCCGTACGTTATCATTCGTGAGTTCGATCGTGCCGCTCCTCATGGAACAGGTATTTATAAAGTGGGTGGTAACTATGCAGCCAGTCTTCGTGCTAACAAGAAAGCACATGATCTGGGCTATTCCTGCGAGTTCTACCTTGATGCAAAAGAAAAAAAATATATTGATGAATGTGGTGCTGCCAACTTCTTCGGTATTAAGGATAATACTTATATCACTCCGAAATCATCTTCTATCTTACCTTCTATTACCAATAAGAGCTTGATGCAGTTGGCAGAAGACATGGGTATCAAAGTGGAACGCCGTCCGATACCGGAAGAAGAACTGGAAACATTTGAAGAAGCTGGTGCTTGTGGTACTGCCGCAGTAATCAGCCCGATTCAGCGTATCGATGATTTGGAAAATGGAAAATCTTATGTGATTTCTAAAGACGGCAAGCCGGGACCTATCTGTACGAAATTGTATAATAAGTTGCGTGGAATCCAGTATGGCGACGAACCGGATACACATGGCTGGGTGACGATTGTAGAGTAA